The genomic interval TTAAAGAACAATCGCTACTATTCATGTTCGCTCGTCAAAACGGCTCGAAACTTATCGAGAACAACAAACCACAATTCAACCAACCAGAATTCGTGGAAGCCGTTGAATATTTGGACAGCTTCTTCAAAGACGGCTCTGCACCGATTGATCTAGGTATGGATATTATCCCTGCATTTAAGGGTGAAGGTATCTCGCCGATGTTCATCAGCGGACCTTGGATGATTAAACTAATTAATGACCAAGCACCTGAGCTTGCAGGCAAATGGGCAACAGCTGTACTTCCTAAGAAAGAGAACAACCTTTCTTCTCTAGGCGGCTCTAACTTGTCTATTTTCCAACATACAACACACAAAGAAGAAGCCTTGAAATTCCTTGCTTACATGAGCAAGCCTGAGACACAGCTGAAATGGCTGGAGCTTACAAACTCGCTTCCTTCCACGAAAAAAGCATGGGAGAACGAAGCTTTGACGAAAGATCCTAATGTAAAAGTTATCGGTGAGCAGTTGAACAGCTCGGAGCCTATGCCGCTTATCAAGCCATGGGAAGAAATTGCTCAAAACGTGCTATCGACATTCGAGAGAATTTACCGCGGCAAGTCTGAAATTAAGAAGGAACTTGACAGCTTCAACGCCAAAGCTGAACAAATTTTGAATAAATAATGATCGCCATCGCCGGCAGCGGTTCTGGAACAGAGCCGCTGCCGGTTCCATTAGAAATGGATAAAGCCAGGCGCTCATAGCAAAGGAAGGGTCGTTTATGAAAGGCATCTCTCAGAGTAAGGCACCGTATTTCTTTATCGCTCCAACGCTTATTTTGCTTACCTTATTTTCGTTATTGCCGATCCTTGTAGCCTTAATAATAAGCTTTACGGACATGGACTTGGCAGGCCTTGCTGACTGGTCCAATATTTCATTCGTCGGATTCAAAAACTATGTAGACGTGCTGGCTGATCCTATTTTCGTAAAAGCCATACTTAATACGTTGTTCTACGTAATCATCGGTGTTCCACTTGTTATCTTATGTTCACTTGCTATTGCGATCATGATTAATTTCGGTGCAAACCGTGCATTTAAAGCTTTCCGAGTCATCTATTATATGCCATCAGTTACAAACGTTGTTGCCGTTGCTGTTGTATGGGGTTTCCTTTACAATCCGGCTTTCGGTCTGCTCAACTATATTCTTGATTCGATTAATCTGCCTACGGTTCCATGGCTTCAAGATCCAGTCATGGCTAAAATATCGCTTATTCTGATGGCGGTATGGAGAGGGATCGGCCTCAATATGATCATCTTCATCGCCGCGCTTCAAGGTATTCCGAAGTCTTATTACGAGGCGGCACAGCTCGACGGTGCCAGCACATGGAAACAACTGACTTACATCACGATTCCAATGCTGCGCTTCGCGATCTTCTTTGTATCGATCACTACCATGATCGGTTGGCTGCAATTTTTCGAAGAGCCATTCATTATGACCGACGGTGGTCCGCTCGACAGCACAACATCTGTGGCCCTGTTTATTTATCGGAACGGCTTCCAGCTTAGCAACTTCGGATACGCGGCAGCAGGATCATTTGTCCTGTTCATCGCAATCATTATTATTACGCTCGTACAATTCAGATTTCAAAATAAAGAAACGGATTTATAATCCAAACGGAGGTGTAATGGATGAGTTCGCAAGCAAAAGCGTCAAGCGCCTCAAAAGGCGAAAAAGCGCTCAAGTGGATACTAGGCATATGCCTCGCGGTCGGCGGGGTATTGGTCATCCTTCCTTTCGTATGGATGATCCTTTCTTCCTTCAAACCAGAGAGCGAGATTCAGAATATCCCGCCTACCTTACTGCCTGAGCGCTTCACGACGGAAAATTTCAAGAACTTATTTGAGAATATGAACTTTGGCGTTTATTTGAAAAATACGCTCATTATCGTTTTCTTCTCCTTTATTGGCTTATTCCTGAATGCGATGGCTGGTTTCGGCTTCGCGAAGTACAAATTCAAAGGCAGTAATAACTTGTTCTATATCGTACTTGCTACGATGATGATTCCTGGTCAGGTGACGATGATTCCGGTCTATCTGATCCTAAATGAAATGCATCTGACGAATACGATGATCGGTATCGTTCTGCCCGGACTTGTCGGCGCCTTCGGTATATTCCTGTTCCGTCAGTTCATGGCTACCATTCCAGATGAGCTGCTTGAAGCAACCCGTCTTGACGGTGCAAGTGAATTCCGGACGTTCATGCAAATCGTGCTTCCTATTTCGAAGCCCATACTTGCGGTACAAGGCATATTAGCCTTTATTGGCGGATGGAACAGCTTCCTTTGGCCGCTTATTATCGCGAATGATGAGAAGCTCTACACTCTCTCCGTTGGCCTGTCATTGCTCAAAGGGCAATACGGCGGCAACTATGCGCTCCAAATGGCTGGATCAACGTTTATGGTTGTGCCTATCATCATCATCTTTATCTTCTTCCAGAAGCATATTATCGAGAACTACGCGATCTCAGGCATCAAATAATAACAGCAGGGGCTGTCTCTAAAGGTATGTTTAGACCTTTGAAGACAGCCCCTGCTATATTTTATAAGCTTTTCCGCTATAACTTATTTAGGCTACCGCCACCACGCTGAGGATGGGTATTCAGCCGCTTGAAGCAGTACAGTCTCTCCGATTTTCGGAGTCGAAATACGTGTTTTCATCTTCTGAGCTGCCTTTACCGCTCGCTCCACAGGGTCAGTCCAATCATGCATGGCAAGTGTGAATGCACCCCAGTGTATCGGAATCATAATCTTTCCGCGTACGTCCAAGTGAGCCTGTACCGTTTCTTCCGGCATCATGTGGATAGCTGCCCAGCGCTCATCATATTGTCCACATTCCATTAATGTGAGATCGAAGGGTCCATATTTGTCGCCTATTTCTTTAAAGTGAGGACCATAGCCGCTATCTCCGCTGAAGAAGATGCGTGCCTCCCGGCCATGTATTACCCAGGAGCACCAAAGCGTTGCATCGCGATCCGTCAAACTTCTACCTGAGAAATGCCTTGCAGGCGTACAAGCCAGTTGAATCCCCTCATATGAAAACTCATCCCACCAATCATGCTCCTCTATAAGGGATGGATCTACTCCCCATCTTACCAAATGAGGCGCAACGCCAAGCGGCACAATAAAGCGTCTCACCTTATCCTTAAGCTTTACAATGGAGCCATAGTCCAAATGATCGTAATGATCATGTGAAATGAGTACCGCATCGATCATCGGAAGCTGCTCCATCTCAAATGGCAGCTTATCGCTGAATCTTTTACCGCCTATAAACGGAAACGGGGACGGCGCTTTGCCGAACATCGGATCAAGCAGCAGTGTTTTCCCGTCGATTGCAAGCAAAGCTGCAGAATGGCCAAACCAGGTCAGCTTAGGCTGATGCTGCCCGGCACCATATCCTTCACTCATCGACTCAATGACTAGCGCTTTGCTTGGCCTTGCCATCTTATTGCCTTTCATAAATTGAACGAGCAGCTTCAGCTTCTCGCTTGTTGTCGTATCCATGGCTGTAGGAATCGCATTTATAAATTTTTTACGCCCATATTGGTTCGAACGGCTTAACTGCTGCCGCCGCTCCTTTGATTGTGCTGCCCCAAAAGCAGGGTAATACTGGAGGACCAAATACACAACAACTATGACTACCGCAATGATACTAACGAATATGAGCATGCCTTTTAACCTCTCCCCTTGCCGTATCAATATCTACACGCAGAAAAACCGCTATTGAAGTATACGTTACTACTTCAACAACGGTTTTATCAAGTTTACGTAATGATTAGACTACGCGCGTCTTGTTCCTCGCAAGATTGCACTTAGCAGCAGCACAACTACAACAGCTCCAATGATAGCCGGGATGAGAGCAAATCCGCCCATCGTCGGTCCCCACGAGCCAAGAATCAGCGTACCTAACCAAGCTCCGATGAAGCCAGCTACGATGTTGCCGATAATTCCTCCCGGTACGTCGCGCCCAACAAGCAAACCACCTAACCAACCAATTACTCCGCCAACGATTAATGTCCACAATAGACCCATATTTTTTTGCCCCTCTCTGTCATTCGATATAGCTATGATTAACCTCATATGGCTATTTTGAAACAAAACAGTCGAGTGTAATATATGGAAGAACAGAACTCGTTGTCATTTCAAGGCACTTTCTATGAATAGCTGGCTGCTAAGTAAGCGGCAGCGTCACCTCAAAAGAAGAACCCTCATTCAACCTGCTGTCTACACGAATATTCCCCTGGTGGAGCTCAACGATTTTATGGACGATCGACAAGCCTAATCCGCTGCCATCAGCCGTTCTCGTCCGCTGCTTGTCACCCTTATAGAAACGTTCAAAGATGCGGAGCTGATCCTCCGAAGAAATGCCAATACCCGTGTCTGTAATCTTTACTTTGACCTTATCGCCTATGCGCTCCAGTACAATTTTAATGCTCCCTTTGGCAGGTGTAAATTTAATCGCATTATGAAAGAGATTTACCCAAACCTGACTAAGCATCTCTTCGCTGGCCGCAATCTCTACTTCCTCCAGCTCTAGTTCAAGCTCAAGCGCTTTGTCCAGCCACTGAGGCTCACTTGCGAGCACGATGTTCTCAAGCTGCGCATCAAGCCTGTATCGCTTCGTGTCCATCTGCTGCTGCTCGGATTCGAGCGTTGTCAGCTTAAGCAGATTGTCGCTTATTTTGGACAACCGCGTCGTTTCCTGCTCAATAATCGACAAGTAATGACGCTGCTCCTCAGGGCTAAGATCCTCGCGCTGCAGCGTGCTCGCAAATCCGCGTATCGAGGTCAGAGGTGATTGAATTTCATGCGATACGTTAGAAATAAACTCCTGACGAAGCAGCTCTACCTGCTTCAGGTCATGCGCCATATCGTTGATGGACTGAATAACGTCCCCGAATTGGCCATGAAATTTCTTGTCACGATCCAAGGCCACGTTGAAATCTCCCTTTGCCATTCGTTTTAGCGCATCGATCATTTCAACCCAAACTTCCCTTTGCTTCGGTCGTATCACCAAATTAACGATAGCGAACAGCACTATGATAAATAAAATGCCCAGTCCCCAGTTCACCAGCTGCACTATATATTCAGGAAAGCGGACCTCATGTCTCGTGTAAAACCACTTCGTCAACCAATACGCCAGCGAGAAGGCACTTCCGCTCAGTAGGAATACCATCGACGTAGCTCCTACAACACGCAGTGAAACTTCCCATTTTGACATTTTACGATTCATTGGAGTACCTCCAGCCGATAACCGAGTCCACGGATCGTACTGATCTTAATCGATACCTCCCAAGCGACAAAACGCTCACGCAGCCGATTGATGTGTACATCCAACGTTCGTTCGTTGCCGTCAAAATCATAACCCCAAATCGCTTCGATCAGTTGGTTGCGTGTCAATGTACGGCCTAGATGGCTAACGAGCTTGAACAGCAGCTCAAATTCCTTCGGAGGAAGCGTCGTATAATCCGAATGAATCTTCACTTCATAAGTCTGCCGATCGAGCATGATCTCCGCTACGGAAACCTGCTGCGACACCGCGATTCGGTAACGCTTCAATAGCGCTTTAACTCTGACAGTCAGCTCCGCGGGATCAAACGGCTTTACTAAATAATCGTCCGTTCCGAGGTGGAACCCTCGCACCTTATCGCCCATTTCCCCCTTGGCCGTCAGCATGAGCAGCGGAATATCGTACTGCTCCCGCAGCTCACGGCACAGCTCCCAGCCGTCCATATTCGGCATCATAATATCCAATATGACCATATCTGCCGGAGAGGCTTCCATTTGAGCAAGCGCCGATTGCCCATCCGGAGCCTCCTGCACGCTTAAAGCCTCTTTCTCCAAAATAACCCGAACCAGCTCACGAATATGCGGATCATCGTCTACAATCAGCACATAGCCCATTTCTCCACCCTCTTCTCTGCTTACTTAAGAAGCCGTTTTATTCACTCGAAGCTGTCCATTAGCGAATTCTCGATACATGGTATGGCTAGCATACAATTGATCATGCGTTCCTACCCCGGTAATGACGCCTTTCTCTAGGAAAACGATCGAATCCGCATCAACAACCGTCGACAAGCGATGGGCGATAACGACAGTCGTCCGTCCGATCATTAGATTTTTCAGCGCGTCCTGCACCACTTCTTCTGACTTGCTGTCGAGATTAGACGTCGCTTCGTCGAGCATAAGGATTTGCGGATCACGCAGCAGCGCCCTTGCAATGGCAATCCGCTGCCGCTGCCCACCCGATAGCTTAATGCCGCGCTCGCCAACTTCGGTTTCATAGCTCTCAGGCAATGCTTCAATAAAGCCGTCTGCATAAGCCATTCGTGCAGCCTGCTCGATTTCCTGCTGCGTCACCTCATGCGTCAGACCGTAGCATAAGTTATCTTTGATCGTGCCTGCGATAATCGGGCTCTCCTGCGAAACGTAGCCAATCTGGCTGCGCCATGAACGCAGAGACGCGTCTCGGATGTCAGTTCCGCCAAGCCTAATCGCCCCGGATGTCGGGTCGTAGAACCTCTCCAGCAGCGAGAATAGCGTCGTTTTGCCGCTGCCGCTCGGGCCGACCAATGCCGTTACTTTGCCCGCTTCAATTGTCAGGCTCACATCCCGCAGGATTGGCTCATCGGGCTTATAGGCAAATGATACATTTTCCACCTGCAAGGTTTGGTCCATCTGAGTTACTTCCTTGCCATTATCTTGATCTTCTTCATCGGATTCTAATATACCAATAATGCTGTCCGTCGCGCCCATTGCCTTCTGAAATTGTGTGAAAAATTGTGAGATCTGCGTAATCGGCAGCATGATTTGGAACAGGTACATAATAAAGGCGACTAACTCACCCGCAGTCATCTTACCTGATGATACTTGAACACCGCCAAAGCCGATTAAGCATACCAGCAGCAATAAGATGATAAAAGTGACGATTGGCGAAATAAGCGCCTGCATGCGTGCTTCCTTTAAACCAAATCCAAACAAATTCTGAATGCCGACGCGTCCTTGCTCATATTCAGCAGGCTCGGAACCGGATGCTTTGACCAGCCGAATCTCGGATACCACACGATTTACGACGGAAGTAAATCTTGCGTTCTCCGCCTGCGTGGATTTGGATATGCTGTACATTTTCCGTCCAATTGGCACCATAATGAGTGCGGCCAAAGGGAAGACAGTTAACATGATAAGCGTCATCTGCCAGTTCATATAGAAAAGAATCGACAATGCACCGATAATGGACAAAATGCCTGTGAAAAAACCAGTTACATGCTCCGTAATAAGACCCTTCAGCAGCGCTGTATCATTAGTCAGCCGACTAATCGTATCGCCTGAGGATTTGTTGTCATAATACGGGACTGGCAAGCGCAGCAACTTGCTCCATAACCGCTCTCGGATAGACGAGACGATCTTATTGCCGCTGTAATGCAGCAGGTAAACAGACACGCCTCCAGACACAACCTGCGCGATAAAAGCAGCCGCCATCCAGACAATCTGCCCCGTGCTCAATGACCCCAGCGAGAAGCCATTAACCATATTTTTCGTGAATATAGGTATGGTCAAGCTAACTAGCGTCGTAATGACGCTCAAAATAACCGCAATAGACAGCATCATCTTCGGGGGATTCGTCTCCATAATCAGCCCTATGAATCGCTTAACGTTGCTATTTTTATTTTTCATCAGTATCACTCCTGTATCTCTCTATTCTCTCCACTACAGTTCCTACTTTACCTTGCCTGTTTAAACGCAATATAAACAACGAGGCTGTCGCTGGTTATTTAAGCAAGCCATTCTCACTTTTTGTAATCCACCACTTCCTCTATATGGTAAATTGAGGTAAAATAATGCGATAGTTTGACCAAGCGTTCGTTCGACGCCTCACAAGCCACTACGAATAGGAGTGCTACCTATGCATTTGCAAGAAGAGCAGGTTGTAATTGGAATAGACGGCGGCGGAACTCATACCCGCGTCATGGTGTGCAGTCATAGAGGACATGTGCTTTCATATTTGGAACGAGGCTCCGCCTCTATTTACAAAGACGAGATGGCAGCTGAAAATGTGCAAGGAGCTATTACCCAAGCACTCCAGCAAGCTGGCCGCACTCCCTATCATGCGCTCGCGCTGGTTGCTGGTATTGCAGGCCTCGATTCGCCATCTGACCTCGAATGGATTAAGACATTAACAAAGCTTCCGGGACTCACCTGCCCGATGTGGCATGTGAACGATGCGGTCTCGGCTCATAGAGGCGCATTAATGGGTGAACAAGGCATCGTCGTTATCGCTGGAACAGGCTCGATTATCGTAGGCATGACGGACGATGGACAAATGATTCGCAACTATGATTTTCACCATTATGCAGCTAGCGCAGCGAGATTTGTTGCCTATGATGCTGTATATGAGATGCTGGCAGGCAATTGTGATGATACGGACCGCGAGCTTCGCGAAGCCATGCTTGTTCATTGGAATGTTTCAACGGCCCAGCAGCTTGCTGATATAGCCAAAAAAGGCTTTGCGGATGATCGCCGTACGCGAGACAAGCAGTTTGGGAAGTTCGCTCCTGCGGTTACGGAAGCCGCCGAGCGTGGAAGCTCTCTCGCTATCCGCGTGTGCAACCGTGCCATCGATCAAATCAAGGTAGGCATCGAGATGATTGCTTCCTCCTTCTATAGTGAAGAGGTCGCTGTTACTTTCACAGGCAGCGTTGCAAACAGCCCTTATTTTATTCGCGAGCTGGGCGAGAAGCTTCGGCAAGGAAACAACAAGCGCTACACCGTTGTTCAGCCTAAATTTCCGCCTGTAGTCGGCTCTGTTTTACTCGCGTTGAAACAGCTGGATATTGCCATAGATGATGACGTTATCCATAACCTAAGTGAATATACATTTGAGACTGCCGAATAAGAGTTTATTCCCAAGTCAACAGTTTAAAACATGGCTATTGACCTTTCCGTTACGTATACCTTTAAGCTAGGGATGAATCATTTTGAACCCTACTGAGGAGGAATTGCGATGCCAGACCATGATGCTATTTATAAGGAAGAAGCGGCGCGTTATCATGAATTAATCGCTAGGCAGCCGAGCGTGCAGCATTGGATCGAAGAGATAAGACCAATTAGAGGATTGGATATTGTAGATCTTGGTGCCGGCTCCGGCAGACTCACTGCCGTACTAGCCGATCAGGCCAAAACGATTGTTGCACTTGATGCGTATGAGCCTATGCTGCATGTAGCGGCAGAACGATTACGTTCTGCTGGCTATACGAATTGGAGAACGCAGGCTGCTGATCATCGCGAGCTGCCTCTTGCGAGCCAAAGCGCGGATCTAATCGTTTCCGGCTGGAGTATTTGTTACTTAGGCAGCGATAATCTACCAAACTGGGAGCAGAACCTACGGCAGGTAATGAGCGAAATGAAACGTGTGCTCCGCGATAACGGAACCATTATTATTTTTGAGACGATGGGCACTGGCTTCGAAACACCAAACCCGCCTGACTTTTTGAAGAAATACTACGCTGCACTTGAGCAGGATTATGGATTCTCGCACAAATGGGTACGAACGGATTATGCCTTTGACAGCGTGGAACAAGCGGAGCAATTAACACGTTTCTTCTTTAGTGATGAATTAGCAGATAGGGTAGCGCGGGACAAGCTCGTCCACCTGCCAGAATGCGCTGGTATTTGGTGGCTTCATTTGTAATCATGCATATTAACCTGACTTTTCAACACACCAAGTAGTCATGCAGCGTTTGTCTGCTACGATAACGGTTTTGAGCGGCTCGAATAAATGCCCGCTCAGCTTTGCCGTCATTCCAAGCAGTTTTTCCTCCGTAACCAGAAAACGTCTGCTTCCGTCAGGAAGCAGATATTGTCCTTCACCAAGCGGCTGCATACGGGACTCCATGCCAATGGAGGAGGCCAACCTAGCGAACAGCTTCCCGCCTGGCTTAAGCACGCGCCAGAGCTCATTAACCATTTGATCAAAATGCTCCTCATTGTCGGCAAAATGCAGAACCGCGCTGCTAATAATAAAATCAAAGCTCGCATCGGCGAAGCTCATCTGCTCTACCGCCTCCACGCGTGCCTGCTCTTTCGCCCATTTAGGAGCTATCAAGTCCGCTAACCGCTGCAACTCTTGAATAGCTGTCTCTGATCGATCGATTGCAAATACATCATAGCCGCTGCGAAGCAAATACGTCAGGTTTCTCCCTGAGCCGCAGCCTGCATCAAGAATACGCATATCCTTTGTAAGTGATCCCTTCAGCAGCTGATCAAATAAATAAATATCGATGCCGCCAAATTGCTCCTTCAATTCCATCTCCATCATTTGCTCCTCCTTCTATGATGTCTTCTTTACCTTGTATACATAAACCTTGGTCCGATACATATCACGGCAAATAAGGATACGCTCAGGCTCCCAGTCCGGCAGCGCAAAACATACGCTTATAACATATGCACCCGGCTTTAATTGCTCGTGAAAAATGGGGCTTAAACGCCGCATCGCACCCGGATAGAGGTAACACACAACCATATCCACATCCCGGTACGAATATGTGTACAAGTCGCCCTTTTTGAACGATACATTCGTCCGTTTTTCGAGTTTCGCTGCCATAAAAGATATCCACATGGGGATAACTGAATTTTCGATCCCAATGATCCGCAGGTTTCTGCTGGTTCTCCCCGCTTGAAACGCGAGCGTACCCCAGCCAGAGCCCGCTTCCACCATAACGCCGCGGCTTTGCAGCCGTCTGATCTCATCAACTACAACCCGCCGCACCGGCGCTGAGGAAGGCATAGGCGATATGCCGTTCCGCCAGCTTGCATATACGATGGACAGCAAGGCAATCAGCACGATAGCTGCCACGACCAGCAATACATTCTGATAGATGAAGCTTTCCACGATGATCTCCCTATCTTGTTTCATGGAGGATTAGTTAAGATTTATTCCCTCTGCGAACCTTCAGCTGCTTGCCCTTCACTGTCGTATTTCGCATAACCTCCAGCACTAGCGAGCCTTTGCCATTCAAAATTTCAACATCGGTAACATTATCCAAAATCGTAATAATACCGATATCTTCTGCAGACACGCCTTCTATTTTGGCAATGGTTCCGACAAAATCGACCGCTCTAAGCTTCTTTTTCTTGCCGCCGTTAAAGTTAAGCTTCATAATCTGTTTGTTCAGCTGCTCGCGCTTGTCTTTTTTGAGAACGGGACCGATATTGAGCTTCTGTTCAAAATCTTCTCTGCGAAGGTCAACCGCTTCTTCCGATGGCGCCTTCGCTTTGTTAATGCTAAATCCGATGTAGCCTTCTATTTCAGCTAGACGCCTTGCATCCTTAGATGCTGCGAAGGTGATCGCTTTACCCGTCTTGCCAGCCCGTCCCGTTCTGCCCGTACGATGAACATAACTTTCCTTCTCCAGCGGAATATCGAAGTTGATGACATGCGTAATATTCGTAATATCAATGCCTCTTGCTGCTACATCCGTTGCAACCAAATAACGGAATTGCCCTCTGCGGAACGCATTCATTACTTCAAAACGCTCATCCTGCTCCATGCCGCCATGGATGCGGTCGCACGGATATTCGAGCTCCGCCATTTGTCTGAACACTTGATCCACGTTCTCCTGTGTCCGGCAAAAAATAATACAGCTGTCCGGATTTTCGACGATCATCACGTCTTGGAGCAGCTTAAACTTGTCTGCTTCCTTCACTTCAATAACCGAGTGCTCAATCGTAGCAGTCGTAAGTCCCTCTGCCTTGATCTCTACTTGTACAGGAGTGTTCATATATCTATGCGCTAGCTTAGCTACATCCTCAGGGAACGTTGCAGAGAACAGCATTGTCACTCGATCCGTAGGCAGCTGCTGAATAATAGCTTGTACC from Paenibacillus sp. FSL K6-3182 carries:
- a CDS encoding class I SAM-dependent methyltransferase — its product is MKQDREIIVESFIYQNVLLVVAAIVLIALLSIVYASWRNGISPMPSSAPVRRVVVDEIRRLQSRGVMVEAGSGWGTLAFQAGRTSRNLRIIGIENSVIPMWISFMAAKLEKRTNVSFKKGDLYTYSYRDVDMVVCYLYPGAMRRLSPIFHEQLKPGAYVISVCFALPDWEPERILICRDMYRTKVYVYKVKKTS
- a CDS encoding DEAD/DEAH box helicase; the encoded protein is MSEIKFADYALSQEIVRALESLSYETPTEVQREVIPVALEQKDLVVKSQTGSGKTAAYGIPLCELVDWNENKPQVLVLTPTRELALQVNEDITNIGRFKRIKSMAVYGKAPFHIQRAELKQRTHMVVGTPGRVHDHIERGTLPIERIKYLVIDEADEMLNMGFIEQVQAIIQQLPTDRVTMLFSATFPEDVAKLAHRYMNTPVQVEIKAEGLTTATIEHSVIEVKEADKFKLLQDVMIVENPDSCIIFCRTQENVDQVFRQMAELEYPCDRIHGGMEQDERFEVMNAFRRGQFRYLVATDVAARGIDITNITHVINFDIPLEKESYVHRTGRTGRAGKTGKAITFAASKDARRLAEIEGYIGFSINKAKAPSEEAVDLRREDFEQKLNIGPVLKKDKREQLNKQIMKLNFNGGKKKKLRAVDFVGTIAKIEGVSAEDIGIITILDNVTDVEILNGKGSLVLEVMRNTTVKGKQLKVRRGNKS